The sequence below is a genomic window from Flavobacterium sediminilitoris.
TAAAAAAATCCCGCAAAAGCGGGATTTTCTTTAGATACTTGTTTATAGTTTTACTCTTCTGGCATCAATATAGCGATAACTTTTTCTTTCGTTAAGTATTTTTTGGCTACTGCTTGAATTTCTTTTGGAGTAATTGCTTTCACTTTTGCTTCATAATTTAAAATTTCTTCTGGATTATTATCGTTCATATAAGAACTTGTAAGGTTTGACATCCAAAAACTATTTTCTTTTATTTTCTTTTTATAATCTAATTTTTCTGCTTCAATAAATTTATCAACGTCTTTTTGTTCTGGTCCGTTTTCTATTATTTTATTTAATTCTCTCAATGCTGAAGCTGTTAATGTTTCTGCATTTTCTGGACCACATGGAAAATTAATTGAAAAACTAAAACTACCTGCTGGCACTTTATTCATATTTCCTCTTGCTCCTACTCCATAAACACCACTTTCATTTTCTCTTAGTTCTTCAACTAATTTGATGGTTAATACTTCTGCTAATGCATTTAAAGCAAAATCTTCTTTAGCATCATATTTACAATCTCCATAGAACATTATATTTACAGTACTTTTAGGATCTTTTCCTTTATTTATTATCTTTTTATGTTCACCTTTTAACATTCTATAACCTAAATCGATTGCTTTTTCGCTATCTTTTTTAGCAGGTAATGATGCTAAATATAATTCTGAATATTCTATTAATTTTGCTTCGTCAACATTTCCAACAAAATAGAAATTAAAGTCTCCTGCATTTGCAAATCTTTCTTTGTATATTTTATAAGCTAATTCATAATCTGCATTATCATAGTCTTCTGCTTTTGGAAAACCTAAGTATCTTGGATTTTCTTTGTTTAGATATGAGTATAACTCATTAGAAAAGTACATTGAAGGCATTGACAACATATTTGAAATAAATCCTTTTTGTTTTGTTTTGTATCCTTCAAAAGCTTCCTTGTCCATGTTTAAATCTGTAAAATAAGCATGAATCATTTGCATAAGGTATTCAAAGTCTTTTGGTGTTGATGATCCTCTCATTCCTTCTACTGTTGAAGAAACAAAAGGATTAACTCTAGCGATTTTACCTGTCATGAATTTATTAATATCATTTTTATTCATGCCAGAAAAACCTGCTTCTGTTAAACCACCCATTGCTACAGATACTTTTTTATAATCTTCATTAGAAAGTGTGTTTGAACCTCCAAAGCTTAATGCTTGGAACATAATTTCATCGTTCTTGAAATCTGTTTTCTTGTAGATTACTTTTGCTCCATTCGATAATGTAAATGTTGTAACGTCTAATTTGTCATTTTTTTCAGTTTTAACTACTTTTCCTTTTTTAACTGGATTTCTAAGTAAACTTTCTGCTACAGCAGTTTCTTCATACGGTTTTAATGCTTTTTCATCAATTTTCATCGCTTCTAAAACATCTTTCTCTGTTGGCTTTGCCACACCTTCTTTCTCTGGACCTGTTAGAATAACAACTCTATTGTCTTCTTTAATATATTTTGAAATTAAATCATTTGTTTCCTTTATAGAGATTGTTGGCAATAATTGTTTCATTGCTGCAAATGTCCATTCAATACTAGGCGCTGGTTCTTGCTCTAAAAAGTTACTTTGCATAGCCCAAACGTAGTTTTCAGACTCTGTTTTATCTCTTTCATTATATTGTCTCTCAACCTGATTTAGATATTTTGTTTTAGCTCTTTCCAATTCAGATTCAGTAAATCCATATTTTCTTACCCTTTCATTCTCTTCTATTAATACTTTTAAAGCATCTAATTGTTTGTCTTGTGCCACCATAGCAAAAGACTGAAAAGCTTCTTTATTTCTAGCAAATGTACCTCCATGATATGTGTATCCGTAAGTAAAAGGTGGTGTAGGTGAGTTTTGTTTTTCTTCTAATCTATTATTCAACATTGTTGAAAACAATCCTTCTATAAGTTCTGTTCTAAAATCTCCTACTGTAACTGTTTTCTTTGGTTCCGTATAGTCTTTATACAATAATCTTACTTGTGAAAAAGCAGCTTCTTTATCGCTTTCAACAGCTATAAATGTTTCTTTGTGATTTGGCACTTCAAACATTTTACGAGGCTTTTCCTTTTTTGGGTTTTTATATGAAGAAAAGTGGTCTTTTATTTTTTTCTCCATTTCTGCCACATCAATATCTCCAACAACTACTACACTCATTAAATTTGGTCTATACCAATCTTTATAGAAACTTGTTAATTTATCATAAGTGAAGTTTTCAAGAATTTCTTTTTGACCTATAGGTAAACGCTTTGCATATTGCGAATTATACATCATTTTTGGCATAAAACGTCCCATCATTCTTTTATCTGCTCCAAGTCCAAGACGATATTCTTCTAACACCACACCTCTTTCTTTATCAATTTCTTCAGGAGTAAGTGTAGTATTAAACGCCCAATCTTCAATGATTTGGAATCCTTTTTCTAATTTTTCTTTATCATCTGAAGGAATTGGTAAGAAATAAACGGTTTCATCAAAACTAGTATAAGCATTTAAATGTTGTCCAAATTTAACACCTATACTTTGAAGATAATCAACTAATTTATTTTTTGGAAAACGTTTTGTTCCGTTGAAACACATGTGTTCCATAAAATGTGCTAATCCTTGTTGTTCATCTGTTTCTAATATAGAACCTGCATTAATCATCAACCTAAGATCAACTTTATTTTCAGGTTTACTATTTTTTTTGATGTAATACGTTAATCCATTTTTTAATTTTCCTGTTTTAACGGTTGGATCCATAGGAATTGGACTGTCCATTTTAAGCTCTTGAGCAAATCCAATAGCAGACATTGCTGACAATAAGATGTAAAACGATTGTTTAATTTTTTTCATTTGTTATAGTATTTTGTTCTAAAACTAAACCTATAACACAAAAAAAACTAAATTATTATATATAAATTAACTTTTAATCTAAAGAAATAACATTTTAAAGAATTCTAAGTTATCATTATTTAATGTAACAATATATTTTTAAAGTTATCTGTTTCAAATCGTTGCATTTCATTATTTTCATCCGCATAAAGCAATAAAACATTTAATTCTGGATGCTTTTTTACGAATGTTTTCACTTGTTCTAAATCCATTATCATAAAAGCAGTAGCATAGCCATCAGCCATTATACAGGTAGGTGCTAAAACTGTTGCACTTAGAATAGTGTTTTTTTCTCTCTTCCCTGTTTTTGGATTTATAATATGAACAAATTTTTCTCCTGTAATAGAATCTGTTATTACTTTACGATAGTTTCCAGATGTTGCCATTCCAACATTCTCTAGTTGAATTGTTGCTATTAACTTTCTTTCATCTGGCTTTTGTAATGGATCATCTATACCTACAATCCAACTTTTATTATCAATACTGTTTTTTCCCAAGGCGAATAATTCTCCACCTATTTCTATGATTCCATTTTCAATTCCTTTTGATTTTAAAAATTTCACTACAACGTCAACAGAATAACCTTGTGCTATTGAATTAAAATCGAAATAAATAGCAGCATATTTTTTTGAAATTGTTTTGTTTGCGTTTATCTTAACCTTATTAAAGCCAACATATTGCAACAAACTATCAATTTGATTTTGAGTAAGATTTTGATGTTTTTTACTAGGTCCAAAACCATAAGCATTTACTAAAATTCCAATTGTTGGATCAAATAGTCCTTCTGTTTCATTAAAAATTTGATTTGAGGCTTTAAATGTATCAACAAAAAAATCATCAATAACAATAGTACTATCTCCCAAATTTATTTTAGAAATTTTAGAATCATTTCTATAAGTCGAAAGTGACATATCAAAAGCTAAGAGCAAAGAGTCTATTTGCGATTTAGAAACTAACTCTTCATTAGCAATATATTTAATTGCATAAGTACTACCTTGAGCTTCTCCTTGAATTACAAAAAAAGTATTTTCTTTTTTTTCACAAGAAGTCATTAATACAAAAAGTAGAAGTAGACTATAAAAGTTCTTTATATCCATTGTAATTGATTATATAATCGGATGAAACGTAAACTGGTTTTTCGAAATCTTCTGCATTGGCAATGCCAACGCCTGCAAATAATACTTTTGCATTTTTTGCTTTTGCATGATTAATAAATGTTTCTACAAACAAAACATTGGGTTCATCTGGATTTATAGGATAAGGAACCGCTTGTACCATGACAAAGTGTAATCTATTTTGTGTGTCTACACAAACAAATTGAGGATGTTTTTTTAATTGACTATTAACTGCAATAAATTCAAAACCTTTTTTTTCAAGGTCTTTCCCTACATGATTCATTGCAATTTGATGTAGTTCTTGTTCTGTAAGTTCTTCCATAGTACAAAAATACAAATAAGCTTGAATAGAAATTAAAAAACCGATTCATTTCTGAATCGGTTTTTTAAAATATTATCCTCCAAAATCATCAAATCTGATGTTCTCAGGATCAAGTCCGAAGTCTTCACCCATTTTTTGAACTGCTTTGTTCATCATTGGTGGACCACAGAAATATAATTCAATATCTTCTGGATTTTCATGATGTGATAAATAATTATCAATTACTACATTATGAATAAATCCAACGAATCCGTCACCTTCTCCATTAACACCTTCTTTTACTTTCCAGTTATCTTCTGGTTGAGGCTCAGATAATGCTAAATAGAATTTAAAGTTAGGAAAATCTTTTTCTAACGCTCTAAAGTGATCTGTATAGAACAACTCTCTCTTTGAACGACCTCCATACCAATATGTTACTTTACGTCCTGTTTTAACAGTACGGAATAAGTGATATAAATGAGAACGCATTGGTGCCATACCTGCTCCTCCACCTACATATAACATTTCTGCTTCAGTTTCATTAATGAAGAATTCTCCATAAGGACCTGAAACCACTACTGGATCACCTGCTTTTCTTGAGAAAATATAAGAAGAAGCAACTCCTGGATTTACTTTTGCCCATCCGTTAATGTTTCTATCCCATGGTGGAGTAGCAACACGAACATTCAACATAATCTTTCTTCCCTCAGCAGGATAAGAAGCCATTGAATATGCTCTTTCTACTAATTCATCATTTTTCATTACTAATGGCCATAAATTAAATTTATCCCATTCTGCTTTGAATTTTTCTGGCTCACCTGGATGTTCTACTGGATGCGCTGTGATATCAATATCTGTATAATTGATTTCACATTTAGGAATCTCAATTTGGATATATCCTCCTGGCTCATAATGCATATCTTCTGGCAACTCAACGATAAACTCTTTAATAAAAGAAGCTACGTTATAGTTTGAATATACTTTTGCTTCAAATTTCTTAATTCCAAACACTTCTTCTGGAACTTCGATAACCATATCACTCTTAACTTTCACCTGACATCCTAAACGCCATCCTTCTGCTAATTCTTTTCTACTAAAGTGAGGCACTTCTGTTGGCAAAGCTTCTCCACCACCGTCAAGAACTTTACATTTACATTGAATACAAGTTCCACCACCACCACAAGCTGATGGCAAGAAAATTTTGCTTGATCCTAATGTAGATAATAATGTATTTCCTGAACCTACTTCAATTTCATTCTCTCCATTAATTTTAATTTTAACTGGACCAGATGGAACCAATTTAGCTTTGGCAAATAATATAATTGCAACAAGAGCTAGTAATAAAATTAAAAAGGCTATTACTGTTGTACTGATTAAACCAGTAGTACTTACTTCTAAAGCTATCATAATTATTCCTGTACTGTTTGGGTTAATGAATCATTTGCTATTTGTTCTACCTCTGTTGAATCTGATACAATTTCTACTTTTTCTTCAATAGATGTAGAAGGCTCAACATTTTCAACAAGTTCTTTTTTAGGTTCAGCACTATCCCCTCCTGAAAGCATTCCTCCAAAAGACATAAAACCAATAGCCATTAAACCTGTTAAAATAAATGTCATACCTAAACCTCTAAAAGCAGGTGGAACATTTGAATATCTGATTTTTTCTCTAATAGCTGCAATAGCTAAAATTGCTAAGAACCAACCAATACCTGATCCAACACCATATACGGTTGCTTCAGTAATATTATTAAATTCTTTTTGTTGCATGAATAATGATCCTCCAAGAATAGCACAGTTCACAGCAATTAAAGGTAGAAATATACCTAATGATGTGTATAATGCTGGAGCAAATTTTTCAACGATCATTTCAACTAACTGTACCATTGTAGCAATAGTAGCAATAAAAAGAATAAATGTTAAAAAGCTTAAATCATAATCTGCATATTCTTCACCTAACCACACTAATGCACCTGGACGAAGTAAGTATTGATCTAATAAAAAGTTTAAAGGAACAGTTACTAACATTACGAAAATAACTGCTGCTCCTAATCCTACTGCTGTAGAAACTTTTTTAGAAACCGCTAAGTATGAACACATTCCTAAGAATGTTGCAAATACCATATTATCAATAAAGATTGATTTTAAAAATAATTGTAATAATTCCATTTCTTAGTTTGTTTCTATTAGACTTTTATTTCTTGAACGTTGGAATCCGATAATTAATCCTAAAGTAATTAACGCCATTGGAGCTAATAACATAAAACCATTATTTTCATATCCTAATGCGTAAAGTCCTGTTTTTTCAACTGGATCACCAAATACTGGAAAACCTAATAATTTTCCTGAACCCAATAATTCTCTGAAAAAACCTACTACTACTAAAATTAATCCATATCCTGCTGCATTACCAATTCCATCTAAAAATGCTTTCCAAGGACCATTACCTAAAGCAAAAGCTTCAAAACGTCCCATGATAATACAGTTTGTAATAATTAATCCGATAAATACAGAAAGTTTTTTAGCCAAATCTGGCACATAAGCTTTCAGTGTTAAATCTACAATAATTACTAAAGCCGCAACGACAACAAGTTGAGCGATAATTCTAATTGCAGAAGGAATAATATTCCTCATTAATGAGATAACTACGTTACCAGCCGCTAGCACAAACATTACAGACAATGCCATAATGATTGACGCTTTTAGTTCAGCAGTAATTGCTAATGCAGAACATATTCCTAATACTTGAACCGTAATAGGATTACTATCTGTAAGCGGATCTTTTACTAAACCCATATTCTTTTTTGAGAACAATGGCTCTTTTACTGTGTTTTTATTTTCTGCCATAGCTTATTTTTTTATAGTTTCGAAATAAGGCAAATAAAGCTTAATCCCAGATTTTAACATTGCTCCAACTCCATTACCTGTAATTGTTGCTCCTGAGATAGCGTCTACTTGATTATCTGATTTATCTACATTATTAGGATCTCCATTTGATTTAGAAATCTCAACTGATTTATAATTTCCTTCAGCATCAAAAATCATTTCTCCTTTGAAGTCATCTTCAAAAAATGCTTCAGTGATGTTAGCACCCAATCCAGGAGTTTCTCCTTTATGATCAAAATACACACCATTGATACTTTTTAAATCATCGTTTAAAGCAACATAGCCCCAAATAGCATCCCAAAGACCATTACCTCTTACAGGAACAATATAGATTTTTTTACCTTCTTTTTCTCCTACAAATAAAGGTAATTTCTGAACTTTACCTTGTTTTGCATTATCTAATTCCTTCTTTATATTAATTAAATATGCTTCCTTATCTTCAGTTACTTTCTCACCTTCAATAACGAATTGTTCTTTAATATATTTATTAAATGTTTCTGTAGCATTTGTTCTATCTGAATCAATGCCCATTGCACTTAAAATATCCATTTGCGTTTTAACTTTATCATTGTTATCACGCATCTCTTTTGTTGCACTTGCAAAAAATGCCAACAAAGAACCTACTACAACTACTAATATTACTGAGAATATTATAGTATATAAATTTGAATCTGTACGTTTAGTTGACATAATTATTAAGCAGTTTTAGTTTTTAAACGTTTCATTCTTCTTTTTACATTTCCTTGAACCACATAATGATCAATTGTTGGAGCAAATACGTTCATTAATAATATTGCCATCATTACTCCTTCTGGATAAGCTGGATTAAATACACGAATTAAAATACTGATAAATCCGATTAAGAATCCGTAAATAATTTTACCTTTATTTGTTTGTGATGCAGAAACAGGATCTGTCGCCATATACACAATACCAAAAGCTAAACCTCCAACTAGTAAATGTTGCCAAAAAGGGAAAGCCATTAAACCATAGAATTTACTTGACTCTGTGATAACACCTGCGTCTACTATTCCGTTAAAGATTAATCCCATTACAACAGCTCCAATGATTGAAGAAATCATAATTCTTGCACTACCAATTCCTGTAAAAATAAGGAAAGCAGCTCCTAATAATATTAAAAATGTTGATGTTTCACCTACAGAACCTGGAATATATCCAAAGAACATATCTGTAGCAGAATAGGCAACAGGTTTATTTGCTGCTAAAGTTCCTAAAATAGTTTCTCCTGATATTGCATCTGGCAATTGCTCTATACCTTGTAATTTAAGGTTTGCAATTTCATTAGCTCTTTCTACTGATCCGTGAACCCAAACTTTATCTCCCGACATCCAAGCTGCCCAGTTAAAGAACAAGAAAGCACGAATTGTTAAAGCAGGATTCAAAACATTCATTCCTGTTCCTCCAAATAATTCTTTTGCTATAATTACACCAAAAGCTACTGCAACAGCAAGCATCCATAATGGTAAATCGATAGGAACAATTAAAGGCACAAGCATACCTGTTACAAGATATCCCTCTTCTACTTCATGTTTCTTAACTGTAGCAAAGATAAACTCAATACCTAAACCTACTCCATAAGAAACAACCAATAGAGGTAGAATCTTTTTTAACCCAACAATGAAATTATCCATTGTTAAAAATTCAGCAACTCCATTAGTTGCCAAATTATACTGATAACCAGCATTAAACATACCGAATAAAAGAACAGGAACCATTGCCATGATTACTGTATTCATTACACGTTTTAAATCGGTAGCATCTCTAACATGTGACCCTGAATGAGTAGTTATGTTAGGTACATAAAGAAAAGTATGCAATGCATTGAAACCTTGTTCAAACTTAGTTCCTTTATACTTTTCTTTTAAATTATGTAAATTTTGTTTTAATCCCATTTTTTGTGATTTTAAAATTTATTTGAAAGATTTATCCTACCTCGTTTATCATTACATCTAATCCTTCTCTAACGATATGTTGATGATCTTGTTTTGAAACACAAATATATTCTGTCAATGCAAAATCTTCTGGAGCTACTTCATAAATACCTAATGCTTCCATTTGATCTATATCTTTTACTAAAATAGCTTTCAATAATTGCATAGGGTAAATATCCAAAGGAAATACTTTTTCATATTCTCCTGTTAATACAAAACCTCTATGTTCACCGTTAGTATTTGTGTTTAGATTGTATTTTTTCTTTGGTGTTAAGAAAGAAAACATATTTGCTCTATAAACACTAAATTTATTAGGTCTTGGAATATTCCATCCGAAGAAATCATAATCATCTCCTTCTGGAATTACTGTAATCTGGTTATGATAATATCCTAAGAAATCATCTTTTGATTTTTTATCTCCAGTTAACACGTTTCCACTTATAATTCTATAATTACCTTCTTTTAAGTTTCCAGAAACAACATCACTTATTTGAGCTCCGATTAAAGCTTTCACATAAGATGGTGTTTTAAAACCTGTTCCTGTTAAAGCAATTATTCTTTCGGAATTAAATTTCCCTGTTAAGAACAACTCTCCAATTATAGCAACATCTTCAATTTGAACAGTCCAAACTTTCTCCCCTTTATTTATTGGATCAATTTTAGCAATTTGAGTAGAAACTAATCCAACTGGATGCAATCCTTTCCCTTTATGAACTTTAACACCATCAACTGAAGGCATAAAATCTGATTTAGGAGAAACAGTTACATGAACTTTTCCAGATGTTAATTTAGTTAATGCTTCAAAACCAACTTTCAAAGCTTCTTGTTTTCCTTTTAAAACAAAATCCAAATCTCCTTGTAACGGAGCTGAATTTATTCCAGAAACAAAAATAGATTTTGGTGTATCAGCCGAATTCGCAATTACATCATAAGGACGTTGTTTGATAAATGACCAACAACCTGATGTTAATAAATGCTGCTTAACTTCTTCACCTGATAAATCTTTTGGGTTTTTCTTGCTATGCTCTACATGAACGTCCTGAATATCAGCAGTTATTCTAACTTCTAGAATTACTCTTTTTTCACCACGAACAATTTCTTGAATGGTTCCACTCACTGGTGAGACAAACTTTACAGCTTCGTCATTCTTAGAGTAGAAAATTACTTCTCCAGCTTTTACAGCTGCGCCTTCTTTAAGAACCATTTTAGGTGTTACTTTATGAAAATCAGAAGGTTTAATAGCATAGACTTTCGAGCGAGTTACTTCAGAAATTGTTTTTTCTGCTTCACCCTTCAACTTAAGGTCTAAACCTTTTTTAATTCGAATGTCTTTTGACATGTTTATTGAAGATATGGTTAGTACTATTTTATAAAACGTGCAAATTTAATTAATTAAGGAACACTACTCCAAAAATATAACTATTGATTTTCATTATTTATATCTATTCTAAATTATAAAATATCACGGTTTAGACTATAAAATTTGCATATCTATTTCTAGTTTTAGTATTTTTACAAAAAATCACACAAAAAGATGACTAAAAGAATCTATATTTTATTTTTTTTAATTTCATTTTCAAACAGTTACACGCAAGTAGAAAAAGAAATAGCACCTCCTTTTAATATAAAAACAGTTTCTTTTGTTCAAAACAACAACAACGTTTTACCCTTTTTTAAATTAGGAGATAATTTTGAACTTCAATTTGATGATTTATTCGGAAATGAAGCGGATTATTACTACACTATAACACAGTATAATTATGACTGGACACCTTCAAGTTTAGCCAAAGTAGAATATCTAAACGGAATGGATAATCAAAGAATCATTACCTATGAAAATTCATTTAATACTTTGCAATTATATTCTCATTACAGACAACAATTTCCAAATAAATTTAACAGAATAACAAAAACAGGAAATTATATTATAAAAGTTTTTAATGATGAACAAGAAATTGTTTTTTCAAGAAGATTTATTGTTTATGACGAGTCAGTAAGCGTTGCATCAGAAGTAAGAAGAGCAAGAGACTTTGAATCAATAAATGAAAAACAAAATATTGAATTATCAATAAAATATGGAGACTTAGTTCTTCAGAACCCTATAAATAATGTAAAGATTTCCATATTTAAAAATGGAAATTGGGAAAATTCTATTTCAAACATAAAACCTCAATATACAATTGGAACAGAATTAATTTACAGATACAACAAAGAGACTCAGTTTTGGGCAGGAAATGAATTCTACACTTTAGATAATTCACAAATAAGAGTCACCAACAATAGCGTTGGAAGAGTTACTTCTGGAGACATTTACAATTCACATTTATATACAAACAATGCTAGAAAAAACAGCGTTTACACCTATTTCCCAGACTTCAATGGTAATTTTGTTGTTCTAAATAGCAATGCAGAAAACTCGCAAATTGAAGCAGATTACTCATGGGTATATTTCACATTAAACGCACCTGACTTCTTCGATAGAGAAAACATTTACATAACGGGTATGTTTAACAATTATGTTATGAATGAAGAGAATAAAATGGCTTACAATAAAGAAAGTGGCCTATATGAAAAGGCAATATTAATTAAACAAGGATATACTAATTATCAATATACAATCGCAAATAAGAATAAAGAAATAGATTACAAAAATGCTATCGATGGTAATTTCTATCAAACAGAAAATAATTATACCATTCTTGTGTATTACAGAGGAAACAATGACCGATATGATAGCGTAATTGGCATTGCTAACACCAATAGCGAAGGAATCCGTAATTAACCATGAGCAGAAAGGACACCATTTACAGAGGAACAAAATGCTTAAATTGTAATACTTCACTAGATATTAGTGAGAAGTATTGCCATCATTGCGGACAATTGAATTCAAAAAAAAGATTAACTATAAGTGATTTTATTGAAGAATTTTTGTCAAACTTTTACGCTTACGACTCTCGTTTAAGAAATTCTATTATTTCAATGTTTACAAAGCCTGGAGTTTTAGCAAAAGAATTCAATGAAGGAAAAAGACAAAAATACGCTAATCCTTTTAGACTTTTTTTGAGCGTTTCTATTATTCTTTTTCTTACTTTTAATTTAAATGAAAAATCCTCAGGTAATTCAACTAACACAAACAATACTAATTTACTTGATTCAAGCGAATTAAAAAAAGAACTTAGTCAAATTAATGATAGCATACCAAGCACAGATAAATCATTTATAAAAGAGCAAATTAATTCCTTCAGAGATTTAAGTAAAGACTCTATCTATACCAAATCTGAACTAAAGAAAAACAAAATGGGTTTTTATTACGAATTTAGTTCATTTCGAAATTTCAACAGAAAATATCCAAACAAAACACCTGAAGAAGCACTAAAAGAACTAGAATACGAAAACACCCAATTCAATCGTTTTTTATTCAAAAAATCTATTCTATTCAAAACAAATGATATAAAAAATGAATTAACAGAATATTTTTATCAAAAACTACCCTTTTTAATATTCTTATCATTACCCATCATCACCATTATGTTTTGGCTAGTCTTTTATTCAAAAAAGTTAAATTACACAGAACATTTGATTTTCTCGTATACCTATTTTACATTTCTTTTTATTTGCATGATAATATTCAATATTATTGATTTATTAAGCACTACTATCTCAGAGCTTTTAATTGGAACTTGTTCAATATTTATATTTCCCTTTTACTTTTACAAATCCTTAAGAAATTTTTATGGACAGAATCGTTGGAAAACCATTTTAAAATTCATACTTTTGAATCCTTTATTTGGTATATTTTTATTAATTTCCATGTTGATAATGATATCTTTAGGTGTAATTTTGTTTTAAATTTATGGTAACTCAAATAACAAAAGGCATAAAAATCTCTGTATTGACTAGTTTTGAAGGGACTTACTTCAAAAACTACAAGATAAACTTTGCCTTTAGTTACCAAATCACAATAGAAAATTTTAGTAAAGATTCTGTTCAATTAAATTCTAGGCATTGGGAAATTTACGATGCACTTAACAACATTGAAATTGTAGACGGTGAAGGTGTAGTTGGTAAAAAACCTGTTTTAAAACCTGGCGAGAAACACACTTACACGTCTGGATGTTTACTTTCTTCTCCAATAGGAGCTATGAAAGGGTTCTACAATATGATTAACTTTACTACAACAAAAAGTTTTAGAGTTATAATTCCTACATTTAAATTTAGTGCACCATTCGCACTGAACTAATCCTTTCTTGCAAGATTCTCAT
It includes:
- a CDS encoding M16 family metallopeptidase, producing the protein MKKIKQSFYILLSAMSAIGFAQELKMDSPIPMDPTVKTGKLKNGLTYYIKKNSKPENKVDLRLMINAGSILETDEQQGLAHFMEHMCFNGTKRFPKNKLVDYLQSIGVKFGQHLNAYTSFDETVYFLPIPSDDKEKLEKGFQIIEDWAFNTTLTPEEIDKERGVVLEEYRLGLGADKRMMGRFMPKMMYNSQYAKRLPIGQKEILENFTYDKLTSFYKDWYRPNLMSVVVVGDIDVAEMEKKIKDHFSSYKNPKKEKPRKMFEVPNHKETFIAVESDKEAAFSQVRLLYKDYTEPKKTVTVGDFRTELIEGLFSTMLNNRLEEKQNSPTPPFTYGYTYHGGTFARNKEAFQSFAMVAQDKQLDALKVLIEENERVRKYGFTESELERAKTKYLNQVERQYNERDKTESENYVWAMQSNFLEQEPAPSIEWTFAAMKQLLPTISIKETNDLISKYIKEDNRVVILTGPEKEGVAKPTEKDVLEAMKIDEKALKPYEETAVAESLLRNPVKKGKVVKTEKNDKLDVTTFTLSNGAKVIYKKTDFKNDEIMFQALSFGGSNTLSNEDYKKVSVAMGGLTEAGFSGMNKNDINKFMTGKIARVNPFVSSTVEGMRGSSTPKDFEYLMQMIHAYFTDLNMDKEAFEGYKTKQKGFISNMLSMPSMYFSNELYSYLNKENPRYLGFPKAEDYDNADYELAYKIYKERFANAGDFNFYFVGNVDEAKLIEYSELYLASLPAKKDSEKAIDLGYRMLKGEHKKIINKGKDPKSTVNIMFYGDCKYDAKEDFALNALAEVLTIKLVEELRENESGVYGVGARGNMNKVPAGSFSFSINFPCGPENAETLTASALRELNKIIENGPEQKDVDKFIEAEKLDYKKKIKENSFWMSNLTSSYMNDNNPEEILNYEAKVKAITPKEIQAVAKKYLTKEKVIAILMPEE
- a CDS encoding FAD:protein FMN transferase, with product MDIKNFYSLLLLFVLMTSCEKKENTFFVIQGEAQGSTYAIKYIANEELVSKSQIDSLLLAFDMSLSTYRNDSKISKINLGDSTIVIDDFFVDTFKASNQIFNETEGLFDPTIGILVNAYGFGPSKKHQNLTQNQIDSLLQYVGFNKVKINANKTISKKYAAIYFDFNSIAQGYSVDVVVKFLKSKGIENGIIEIGGELFALGKNSIDNKSWIVGIDDPLQKPDERKLIATIQLENVGMATSGNYRKVITDSITGEKFVHIINPKTGKREKNTILSATVLAPTCIMADGYATAFMIMDLEQVKTFVKKHPELNVLLLYADENNEMQRFETDNFKNILLH
- a CDS encoding Na(+)-translocating NADH-quinone reductase subunit F, whose product is MEELTEQELHQIAMNHVGKDLEKKGFEFIAVNSQLKKHPQFVCVDTQNRLHFVMVQAVPYPINPDEPNVLFVETFINHAKAKNAKVLFAGVGIANAEDFEKPVYVSSDYIINYNGYKELL
- the nqrF gene encoding NADH:ubiquinone reductase (Na(+)-transporting) subunit F, whose amino-acid sequence is MIALEVSTTGLISTTVIAFLILLLALVAIILFAKAKLVPSGPVKIKINGENEIEVGSGNTLLSTLGSSKIFLPSACGGGGTCIQCKCKVLDGGGEALPTEVPHFSRKELAEGWRLGCQVKVKSDMVIEVPEEVFGIKKFEAKVYSNYNVASFIKEFIVELPEDMHYEPGGYIQIEIPKCEINYTDIDITAHPVEHPGEPEKFKAEWDKFNLWPLVMKNDELVERAYSMASYPAEGRKIMLNVRVATPPWDRNINGWAKVNPGVASSYIFSRKAGDPVVVSGPYGEFFINETEAEMLYVGGGAGMAPMRSHLYHLFRTVKTGRKVTYWYGGRSKRELFYTDHFRALEKDFPNFKFYLALSEPQPEDNWKVKEGVNGEGDGFVGFIHNVVIDNYLSHHENPEDIELYFCGPPMMNKAVQKMGEDFGLDPENIRFDDFGG
- the nqrE gene encoding NADH:ubiquinone reductase (Na(+)-transporting) subunit E codes for the protein MELLQLFLKSIFIDNMVFATFLGMCSYLAVSKKVSTAVGLGAAVIFVMLVTVPLNFLLDQYLLRPGALVWLGEEYADYDLSFLTFILFIATIATMVQLVEMIVEKFAPALYTSLGIFLPLIAVNCAILGGSLFMQQKEFNNITEATVYGVGSGIGWFLAILAIAAIREKIRYSNVPPAFRGLGMTFILTGLMAIGFMSFGGMLSGGDSAEPKKELVENVEPSTSIEEKVEIVSDSTEVEQIANDSLTQTVQE